The nucleotide window TGGATACACAGTAAATAGTTTAAACTCGAATATGGAAACGTACATCGTCGACAAAATACATCTTTTATATTCATGAATTCTAATTCTTTTGTTTACTAGTTGCGCGTAATTGTATGAGGGATATCGTGATACCAAATTTGCACGCTTTTCAAGGTTCAAACGCGATCTAGCAATTTTCGTTGACATGGTCTCGATGGCTTTACAACCCTAACTCAATTAGTtgttaaatatgatattaaaattataaatatattttctcttaATAGGTTATATTAActaacataattaatataattaatatgttaattaatattcatgacGTAGACATATCAATACTCGTGACGTAGATCGTAACACTatgatagaataaaaattgataaaggTAACGATATCGATATGTATGGATACGTTAATCGATGCgattaaaaggaaataattcaaaaCTAGATTACGATTCAGTTGAAAcacgataatttttattgcaaagtacttttatcgtattttcgaatatattttagtTTTCGATGAAACCTATCGTTTCGTCAACAGAGGTATGTGCTATGAGGATTATGAGGTAAATCACAATTGGTCTTACAgctaattttaaaatattacagttCTACCGAATTTTGCATATATTactgaaataaagaataaatattcttagaTCGTGTATATTGCGTCGTGTATCTGTTTGGCGTAAGCTACGCACATTACATTTTATGAAAACATTTGctgatatttgtttttttttaaatcaaaaacTGAAATTgtcaaaagtataaatataaatataaaaaattttcatgaaaaagcGACTTTAGGTAATTTTATTGATGGATTTTTGCTATCCACAACCACTTATagtaaattttatcgattgaTGTGACAAACTCGGTTtcaaaacaatattataaGAAATCGACTCGAAATCGCTTTTAACGATGGAATTTGTATATTCTGTAACTTAAATCAGAACTTACAGTGTTCTATGTTTGAATGCACAATGAATGTTGAATTGTTAGATGTTTCAACCTAACTTTCATACTATCatcaataaaaatcaatatcaaTCTTCTGACCCAATACATTAGTATTCACATAACCTTCAATCTGAAAGATTTCCAAAtgtttagatataataaattaatgaaatacgaataatgaaataaaataatttatttttctattagagATATTTCATCGTTTCCTATTTTGATCTATCGTACTTAAGATTAGAAATCTTAATAGAAAGAGAGTAAAAATCATGTTATTAGCaagttatttaattgatttcgAGTATTACGCCATAATGATGACGATATATAACCTCATTTTGAACAAGCATGGTGAATAgctactatactatactaagtaaaacagtatttttattctatgaCGTAACACATTAAAGCGAAACTTTCAATTTGGTAAATACGTTGTACCTATGTAATTATTGGTTTTATAGATCAAGCTCCAAATATAAAGGAAATGGTAGAATAATGATGATCAAGTAAAACTTCGGTAAACTGATCCCAAGTTAAATAAGGATGTACGTATTGGCGGTGATAAGATAAATGATATGTTAATGATAAGATTCAGTCCATTATAAAAGTCGATTCGCATAGATTATATTTGTCAGTTTTCTTTAGATAAGGAATGGTGACTTCGTTTTATTATACAGAATGAAGGGTAAGtaactcgaatatttttaacaatttctcataggaaaaaattcataaagaaGATAGCGATGCCCATTAGTacaataagtaaaaaataaaaagatgtaGTTTAAATAAAACGGCAGGctctttattttaaaaactgaCGAACAAAAATGCTTGCAACCTCTCAATATGTACGCTTAATAAATAATGACAGTTGAAGATGTAagttaaagataaaatttgataaattatagtaatgtgttctttttatatatttcagtGTTATATCTGTTGTTCATTGCTGTCACTATAGCGACGGCGGACGAAAATTGTCCTGAAGTAGTATCTCATGACTGTACTCCAATGCAGCAATGCGTTGGTAAAGGAAACTGGACGTATACGCATCATATTCCTTATCCGGACGActgtcataaatattataaatgctTAGGAAGTATGGCATGCCTACTATGCTGTCCAAGATTCAGTGGACAAAATCGACTGGTCTTCAATCCAGAACAGCAGGTCTGTGACTGGCcatttaatatacaaaaaccAGAAGCAAAATGCTATGACATTTTCCCACCGACCACGCCGCCAACTACTCCACCGAAACCGACCACGCCGCCAACTACTCCACCGAAACCGACCACGCCGCCAACTACACCACCGAAACCGACCACGCCGCCAACTACTCCACCGAAACCGACCACGCCGCTAACTACTTCACCAGAACCGACCACGCCGCCAACTACACCACCGGAACCGACCACGCCGCCAACTACTTCACCAGAACCGACCACGCCGCCAACTACTTCACCAGAACCGACCACGCCGCCAACTACACCACCGGAACCGACCACGCCGCCAACTACTTCACCAGAACCGACCACGCCGCCAACTACTTCACCAGAACCGACCACGCCGCCAACTACACCACCGGAACCGACCACGCCGCCAACTACTTCACCAGAACCGACCACGCCGCCAACTACTTCACCAGAACCGACCACGCCGCCAACTACACCACCGGAACCGACCACGCCGCCAACTACTTCACCAGAACCGACCACGCCGCCAACTACTTCACCAGAACCGACCACGCCGCCAACTACACCACCGGAACCGACCACGCCGCCAACTACTTCACCAGAACCGACCACGCCGCCAACTACACCACCGGAACCGACCACGCCGCCAACTACTTCACCAGAACCGACCACGCCGCCAACTACTCCACCGAAACCGACCACGCCGCCAACTACTCCACCGAAACCGACCACGCCGCCAACTACACCACCGAAACCGACCACGCCGCCAACTACACCACCGAAACCGACCTCGACCCCTATCCCAACTCATGCGCCGATAGTAAGTAATTGTCCATCAAATGGATACGTAATGATAGAGCATGAAACTGACTGCGATAAGTATTACGTATGTCGCAATGGAACAAAATCGGCTGTAAAAAATTGTCCAGTAGGTCTGCTTTTCAACCCTATAATTGGTACATGTGACTTGAAAGATAATGTTCACTGTACGTAAGATgaatgtaaaagaaagatcttTCTGTTAAGTTTGCTACagatttaatttataagaaaaaacaCCCCGTCCCGTAAAATTTCAGGAGCATAATATAAAtgcttttacatttattaactCTGTATATAATTCTCAtagttatttttcataatatctatatttcaGTGTAatggagaaattgaaatatatgtattgtgaaattttaattaataataaaatattcaaaaatatatcaaataaaatgtcgtttatttcgtattaataCCTCCTATTTCGCACAAATCGTAACGAGAAGACTAGTTGTCAtctttttacctttttctAAATTCGTGGAGGCACTTTTTACCTTCAATTGAAAATTGAGGCAAACTTGTTTACaaagagaattatttttatcataatattgATAAGCAATTTAAATAGAGCAACTGACAAACAATCGAATGTAACGGGATGTATATGTCGTAAACAGGGTATGGGTCACGCAAATTACGTTATTGCACATCGTCGTAGTATTTTTCAACTGTGTCTAATATGTGACAAGGCGGCGAATCAATTCGTGAAGTGCTCTTCTTAGGGCCATACTTTTCCACCTCATCGAAGAATCCACTCTCTTCTTGCTTCCTCTTTTCGAATTGTCGGTTTGCTTTCGGTTGCTGCGATCGTTGAGAATTCTCCAGGATTGTTTTCATCGAATCCCAAACATAATTAACTTCCGGTACAGAGGAGAGAACacttcctctttttccatATCTATTCATGTATTAGAAGCattataataatgttataataacTTTACCCTATCTCCTACAAATACACACGATTATGTTCGAACTACCAATTATCACGTCCAAaggaaaagtttcaaattcttacaatattcatcaaaattcataaattgcTTATACGTTTGCTATAAACGCGATACGAATTAATTGCGTCAAATAATACGTTACACAACCGAGCAAAAGGGATGATTCCATTTGTTTCTGCTCGTCTTTTTATACCTATACAGATATGCGCAATATCATTATTTGCTTCTTATCATTACAATCATCATACTTTCTGTCGATCTGTATTATTggcttttttattgtatttcactcaaatgattttgtaaataagaataggtctatatgtatattttcaaaaattaattttattaatgtgaAAACTGTTGAAAATAACgactataatatttcatatgcaaTTATGCTCtttgatttaaattattatacaattcttGTAACGTATCGTGCACGTTatcttatcttttgtttctaaAATACACCTTTGATTTAATAACATTGAGAAGAACAGAAGTTTGTCAGGTCGAAACATAGAATTGATACACACCGTATCGAGCAGATCATCAATATCTTTTCTCGGGAACGGTGTCTCATGTGGAAAAACATTATTCTACATGTTtgacttattttttcacgaGAAATCGCCTCTTGCTCGATTATAGGTACCACCAGTTGCCGAACATTCAGtacatttcaaaaaatatatcggATAACGtcaaaatacattattacctCGCTTTCCCGTTAAGGGAATAGAAATCACTAACATGATCGaggtatttttttaattcttccgGATTCGCAAATATTTCTGGTCGAGTTGGTCTGGCCATCGGTCCCGGTTCGCCATGAACAATCCCAGTTccaagaataaaaagaacgaGAAACAAGCAGATACTATTCGAACACGATTGCATTCTTCTTGTCAAAAGTCACCGATtactgaaaaaaagaaattattctcaGTAGACACGA belongs to Bombus pascuorum chromosome 10, iyBomPasc1.1, whole genome shotgun sequence and includes:
- the LOC132911475 gene encoding uncharacterized protein LOC132911475: MQSCSNSICLFLVLFILGTGIVHGEPGPMARPTRPEIFANPEELKKYLDHVSDFYSLNGKARYGKRGSVLSSVPEVNYVWDSMKTILENSQRSQQPKANRQFEKRKQEESGFFDEVEKYGPKKSTSRIDSPPCHILDTVEKYYDDVQ